One window of the Cryptomeria japonica chromosome 7, Sugi_1.0, whole genome shotgun sequence genome contains the following:
- the LOC131856277 gene encoding uncharacterized protein LOC131856277 has product MELPESLGKLPLLEELYLDGCNRLKQLPVGFGNLKALAVLNLHSCESLEELPMDFVNLSSLQYLCLDYCKSLQDLPYNFDKLTSLKYLNLRYCFELARLPERLGNLQSLTEIYFSSCTKLSSLPQSLGGLPSLLMSNMSFERCSALTELPEETSWLLGMTSISFEDCSRLKRIPTQFSKLTCLKGLFLGGCESIEELFSDFLGLDVLRTLGMSRCRSLSSLPQGFGKLKSLQILNLSECDKLKELCGDFHCLGALKELCLSGCRSLTKLPNYFGQLRCLEKADLSGCSNLAKLSDDFHTLPSLIRLNLSNCKRLAKEWMDCVGATQSLCYVDISGSEGMTQRWMEMQREKEDWHLVVVTQSSSKGIEGTLWTFLLEKIIWKIFCKGGLLTDALQRLFFSSSLPSHARLILITQGSPIIPEKWRSVQSNLERLEYNTKAAAIIYIGGEFNALPSELADRIVAHSPFDSFMVYFGDVLPESFYYSPGVFGSTIVGVERTTIKYLSTWEDISYINNEVEFLTRNPRESNVELLRKLCLAEHNDFLLHNDETLNVKDLERKVVLLLRHYSSHEQYLALKDVYQKLQWSSDYQAEVIWFPPTGPDGDPEECERAVTSAPWPMVPKPWLINEHHWMTDCVGYGNGLVVVDEKGSISHKDAMSMIVRWGIKAYPFSERREEELRKAEWKDYFKLNSQSGMDFIFQHCEFFQLRAKEAINHGQIIFLCVGKIDKMLELLPKLNDTLTKLENVIQVFYVGDEYLSV; this is encoded by the exons ATGGAATTACCAGAATCACTTGGGAAGCTCCCACTATTAGAAGAGTTATACTTGGATGGTTGTAACAGACTGAAGCAGTTACCAGTGGGATTTGGGAATCTAAAGGCCCTTGCTGTTCTTAATTTACATAGCTGTGAGAGTCTAGAGGAGCTTCCAATGGATTTTGTGAACCTTTCTTCATTACAATATCTCTGCTTAGACTACTGCAAGAGTTTGCAAGACCTTCCATACAATTTTGATAAACTTACTTCATTAAAATATCTTAATTTGAGGTATTGCTTTGAGCTGGCCAGGCTTCCAGAACGGCTAGGAAATTTGCAAAGCTTAACGGAGATATATTTTAGTTCATGTACTAAGCTGAGTAGTCTTCCACAAAGCCTGGGAGGGTTGCCTTCTCTGTTGATGTCCAATATGTCTTTTGAGAGATGCTCAGCTTTGACAGAACTACCAGAAGAAACCTCGTGGCTTTTAGGGATGACAAGCATTTCGTTTGAAGATTGTTCCAGATTAAAAAGGATCCCCACACAGTTCAGTAAGCTCACCTGTTTAAAGGGATTATTTTTAGGAGGATGTGAAAGCATTGAAGAACTGTTCAGTGATTTTCTTGGTCTGGATGTGTTGAGAACATTAGGCATGAGTCGATGCAGGAGCTTGTCTAGTCTACCTCAAGGCTTTGGCAAGCTAAAAAGTTTGCAGATTTTAAATTTATCCGAATGTGATAAATTAAAGGAATTGTGTGGCGACTTCCATTGCCTTGGAGCATTAAAAGAGTTGTGTTTGTCAGGCTGCCGCAGTTTAACCAAACTTCCCAATTATTTTGGTCAGCTTCGTTGCTTGGAGAAGGCAGATTTATCAGGATGCTCTAATTTAGCTAAGCTTTCTGATGATTTCCATACTCTACCATCATTAATAAGATTAAACCTCTCAAACTGTAAGAGATTGGCTAAGGAATGGATGGATTGTGTGGGAGCCACTCAGAGTCTGTGCTATGTAGACATTTCAGGAAGTGAGGGGATGACTCAGCGGTGGATGGAAATGCAAAGGGAAAAGGAAGACTGGCATTTGGTGGTGGTAACTCAATCCTCCTCCAAG GGTATCGAAGGAACACTGTGGacttttcttttagaaaagattaTATGGAAGATATTTTGTAAGGGCGGGCTTCTGACAGATGCTCTTCAACGCCTCTTCTTTTCATCCTCCCTCCCATCCCATGCTCGTCTTATATTGATCACTCAAGGCTCTCCAATAATCCCAGAGAAGTGGAGATCAGTACAAAGCAACCTGGAGCGCCTGGAATATAATACAAAAGCAGCAGCAATCATATATATTGGTGGAGAATTTAATGCATTACCATCAGAGTTGGCTGACAGAATTGTGGCTCATTCACCTTTTGACTCATTTATGGTTTATTTTGGTGATGTGCTTCCGGAATCCTTCTACTACTCTCCTGGTGTGTTTGGCAGCACTATTGTTGGTGTAGAAAGAACTACTATAAAATATTTGTCAACCTGGGAAGACATTTCCTATATTAATAATGAAGTAGAATTTCTCACAAGAAATCCACGTGAAAGCAATGTTGAATTGCTGAGAAAACTATGCTTGGCTGAACACAACGATTTTCTTCTTCACAATGATGAAACG CTGAATGTGAAGGATCTAGAGCGAAAAGTGGTATTACTTCTCAGACACTACTCTTCCCATGAACAATAtttagcattgaaagatgtatatCAGAAGCTCCAATGGAGTTCTGACTATCAAGCTGAAGTAATTTGGTTTCCCCCAACTGGGCCAGATGGTGATCCCGAAGAGTGTGAAAGAGCTGTTACAAGTGCTCCGTGGCCAATGGTCCCCAAACCATGGTTAATAAATGAACATCATTGGATGACAGATTGTGTTGGGTATGGAAATGGTCTGGTGGTTGTTGATGAGAAGGGAAGCATATCGCACAAGGATGCAATGTCGATGATAGTGAGGTGGGGGATAAAAGCATATCCATTTTCTGAACGTCGGGAAGAGGAACTGAGAAAGGCAGAATGGAAGGACTACTTCAAGCTCAACTCTCAATCTGGAATGGATTTTATTTTTCAGCATTGTGAGTTCTTTCAATTAAGG GCAAAAGAGGCGATTAATCATGGACAAATTATATTTCTATGCGTGGGTAAAATTGACAAGATGTTGGAACTCTTGCCAAAGTTAAATGATACATTAACAAAGCTAGAAAATGTCATCCAAGTCTTCTACGTTGGGGATGAGTATCTTTCTGTATAA